A window of the Hyalangium minutum genome harbors these coding sequences:
- the purU gene encoding formyltetrahydrofolate deformylase translates to MSSAARATFLIASPDAPGLVARLASFFSELGLNIIDASNHTEVFTESGGPRFFMRLVVDLSRLESPQAVQGLGGSSSRKSLTDAFAKLAGSLQAEWSVAFSDRVARVAILVTKEPVCLYDLLLRQQSGELPCEIPLIIGNHTALESVAENFRVPFFTLPVTPDTKPAQEAAVLDLLRRHHIDLVVLARYMQVLTDDFLKQAPPVINIHHGFLPAFQGAKPYHQAYARGVKIIGATAHYATKDLDQGPIIEQDVARVSHAMGPEELVRVGRDVERVVLARAVRAHLERRVVVEGRRTIIL, encoded by the coding sequence ATGTCCTCCGCAGCCAGAGCCACCTTCCTGATTGCCTCTCCCGACGCTCCTGGCCTCGTTGCCAGGCTGGCCAGCTTCTTCTCCGAACTGGGTCTCAACATCATCGACGCCAGCAACCACACCGAGGTCTTCACCGAGAGCGGTGGCCCCCGCTTCTTCATGCGGTTGGTGGTGGACCTGTCCCGCCTCGAGAGCCCTCAGGCCGTTCAGGGGCTGGGCGGTTCGAGCTCGCGCAAGAGCCTCACCGATGCCTTCGCGAAGCTGGCGGGCTCGCTCCAGGCCGAGTGGTCCGTGGCCTTCAGCGACCGAGTCGCCCGAGTGGCCATCCTCGTCACCAAGGAGCCCGTCTGCCTCTACGACTTGCTCCTGCGCCAGCAGAGCGGCGAGCTGCCGTGCGAGATACCCCTCATCATCGGCAACCACACCGCCCTGGAGTCCGTGGCGGAGAACTTCCGCGTCCCTTTCTTCACGCTCCCCGTCACCCCCGACACCAAGCCCGCCCAAGAGGCCGCCGTCCTGGACCTGCTGCGCCGCCACCACATCGATCTCGTGGTGCTCGCCCGCTACATGCAGGTGCTCACCGATGACTTCCTCAAGCAGGCGCCCCCCGTCATCAACATCCACCACGGCTTCCTACCGGCTTTCCAGGGCGCCAAGCCCTACCACCAAGCCTATGCCCGAGGTGTGAAGATCATCGGCGCCACCGCCCACTACGCCACCAAGGACCTCGACCAGGGGCCCATCATCGAGCAGGACGTGGCGCGCGTCTCCCACGCCATGGGTCCCGAGGAACTGGTGCGCGTGGGCCGGGATGTGGAGCGCGTGGTGCTCGCCCGGGCCGTGCGCGCCCATCTGGAGCGCCGCGTCGTCGTCGAAGGCCGCCGCACCATCATCCTGTGA